A genomic segment from Rubrobacter tropicus encodes:
- a CDS encoding DoxX family protein: MRETQVPEPNITRFLFADTRMAPVWLIARVYLGALWLLAGWGKVTEGGWIGEGAGGAVQGFAQGAIAQTTGEHPQVTQWYAGFLEGVVMPNAALFSYLVVFGEIAVGLGLIFGLFTGIAAFFGGFMNASFIFAGTAGANPLMFILAIGLMLSWRVAGYWGLDRWALPFLGVPGAPGRAFRGRRGGSQAGGATTA; encoded by the coding sequence ATGAGGGAGACTCAGGTCCCCGAGCCGAACATAACCAGGTTCCTGTTCGCGGACACGCGGATGGCGCCTGTGTGGTTGATCGCCCGGGTCTACCTCGGCGCCCTCTGGCTGCTGGCCGGATGGGGCAAGGTCACGGAGGGCGGCTGGATCGGCGAGGGCGCGGGCGGCGCCGTCCAGGGCTTCGCGCAGGGCGCGATCGCCCAGACCACGGGCGAGCACCCACAGGTCACCCAGTGGTACGCGGGATTCCTGGAGGGCGTCGTCATGCCCAACGCCGCCCTGTTCTCCTACCTGGTCGTCTTCGGCGAGATAGCGGTGGGTCTGGGCCTGATCTTCGGCCTCTTCACCGGCATCGCCGCGTTCTTCGGCGGCTTCATGAACGCGAGCTTTATCTTCGCCGGAACCGCCGGCGCGAACCCGCTGATGTTCATCCTGGCGATCGGGCTCATGCTGTCCTGGCGGGTCGCCGGGTACTGGGGCCTCGACCGGTGGGCGCTCCCCTTCCTCGGTGTCCCCGGAGCCCCGGGCAGGGCATTCCGCGGTCGCCGCGGCGGAAGCCAGGCCGGTGGCGCGACCACCGCGTAG
- a CDS encoding YgaP family membrane protein, with amino-acid sequence MAFARFMSTPTGRVIRAVAGLALILIGFFVIGGTAGTVVGLIGFVPVAAGVFNFCLVGPLIGGYFDGRKNLEGVAPEGRHRGSPQH; translated from the coding sequence ATGGCGTTCGCAAGGTTCATGTCCACGCCGACGGGCCGGGTCATCCGGGCGGTTGCGGGACTGGCGCTGATCCTTATCGGCTTCTTCGTCATCGGGGGTACGGCGGGGACGGTCGTCGGCTTGATCGGCTTCGTGCCGGTGGCCGCCGGGGTCTTCAACTTCTGCCTGGTCGGGCCGCTGATCGGCGGCTACTTCGACGGGCGCAAGAACCTGGAGGGCGTCGCGCCCGAAGGGCGCCACCGAGGGTCGCCCCAGCACTGA
- a CDS encoding NADH-quinone oxidoreductase subunit B family protein → MDRALQRADAGHGHRKLAVGWFSFTCCEDSTILLAELLNDHLDEWTKVVEFRHMKTLKSRNSMEDLDVAFVEGAISSDSQAEEVRRIRENARYVVAIGACACTGKPSTSRNQFVDEQINERIRWYLDHFDYGRDVKPLDGVIKVDDMVRGCPMKVQSFEQTLNKYLELFEVTRHG, encoded by the coding sequence GTGGATCGGGCACTGCAGCGGGCGGACGCGGGCCACGGACACCGCAAGCTGGCCGTGGGTTGGTTCTCTTTCACCTGTTGCGAGGACAGCACCATCCTCCTGGCGGAGCTATTGAACGACCACCTCGACGAATGGACGAAAGTGGTCGAGTTCCGGCACATGAAGACGCTCAAGTCCAGGAACTCTATGGAGGACCTCGACGTGGCGTTCGTCGAGGGGGCGATCTCTTCGGATTCACAGGCCGAAGAGGTGCGGCGCATCCGGGAGAACGCGCGGTACGTGGTGGCGATAGGCGCCTGCGCCTGTACCGGGAAGCCTTCGACGAGCCGCAACCAGTTCGTCGACGAGCAGATAAACGAACGCATCAGGTGGTACCTGGACCACTTCGACTACGGCAGGGACGTGAAGCCCCTGGACGGTGTCATAAAGGTCGACGACATGGTGCGCGGTTGCCCGATGAAGGTGCAGTCTTTCGAGCAGACGTTGAACAAGTACCTGGAGCTGTTCGAGGTTACCCGGCATGGCTAA